The proteins below come from a single Treponema phagedenis genomic window:
- a CDS encoding LacI family DNA-binding transcriptional regulator — MMVTMQDIADRLNISRNTVSKVLNNRSGVSEKKRSAIIQTALELGYPKVPSSLLHSHKEKDKKTKSIRIALLVVNPQFSQFWVKLINSIAKEIGKSENTLTFCYLSETQQESLPATLNKNTVDAIIGVNIYNTQLLKKIAGLGIPTVYFDMPVKMNCRNLSADIILLEGRNSIYSITEHLIKQGCKSIGFIGDITYAHTMYERYQGFITALKEYRIAPIQNWIFTRGLTNRFYNPGEIAATIDPFDKEPDAIVCANDAIAVQVISYFNQKGMRCPDDILISGYDNFYHFPNHEHFLTTVEVNIDYLGKRLVEQVYHRAQNPGLPLEMTTLITTPLFKKSTEKASRK; from the coding sequence ATGATGGTAACTATGCAGGATATTGCCGACCGGCTGAATATTTCCCGAAATACTGTTTCCAAGGTATTAAATAATCGCTCCGGTGTTTCCGAAAAAAAGAGGTCTGCAATTATTCAAACCGCACTTGAGCTTGGCTACCCGAAGGTTCCAAGCTCTTTGCTTCACTCTCATAAAGAAAAAGACAAAAAAACAAAATCTATCCGTATCGCCCTATTGGTGGTAAATCCGCAGTTCTCACAGTTTTGGGTAAAACTTATCAACAGTATTGCAAAAGAGATCGGAAAAAGCGAAAACACCCTCACTTTCTGTTACCTTTCGGAAACGCAGCAAGAATCCCTGCCTGCAACACTGAATAAAAACACGGTCGATGCAATAATCGGCGTAAATATTTACAATACCCAACTTTTAAAAAAAATTGCCGGCTTAGGAATTCCTACCGTGTATTTTGATATGCCGGTTAAAATGAACTGCCGCAATCTTTCAGCGGATATTATTCTGCTTGAAGGGAGAAACAGCATTTACTCAATTACTGAACACCTGATAAAGCAAGGCTGCAAATCCATCGGCTTTATCGGAGACATAACCTATGCGCATACCATGTATGAACGCTATCAGGGGTTTATCACTGCGCTAAAAGAGTATCGCATTGCACCGATACAAAACTGGATATTTACCCGCGGGCTTACCAATCGCTTTTATAATCCGGGAGAAATTGCCGCAACCATTGACCCCTTTGACAAAGAGCCCGACGCTATTGTTTGTGCAAATGATGCAATTGCGGTGCAGGTTATTTCGTATTTTAATCAAAAAGGAATGCGCTGCCCCGATGACATCCTGATAAGCGGTTACGATAATTTTTATCACTTCCCTAATCACGAGCATTTTCTTACAACCGTTGAGGTTAATATCGATTATTTAGGCAAACGTCTGGTGGAACAAGTATATCACCGAGCTCAAAACCCCGGACTCCCGCTTGAAATGACCACCCTCATCACTACTCCGCTTTTTAAAAAAAGCACTGAAAAAGCGTCGAGAAAATAA
- a CDS encoding polyprenyl synthetase family protein codes for MKPSLQKVLNCIERQLCFADPNVNESLIEFLHAGGKLIRPVFFLLFAHLGEETFDSDPAIIETAAALELLHMATLVHDDIIDNSPLRRGIASIQNIHGKSIAVYAGDYLLTVFFTLIAKNISDKELLVQSAASMQRLLEGELHQYRMKFNPEITVSDYFQIIEGKTAELFYLSCYLGISFAKNKTYQEQAKRIGKNIGCAFQIIDDILDYDNLPQKKNIHVREDLAQGVYSLPLILAMEENPDYFKNNPHPDKKSQEYLAYIADGVEKLQGVQKAQAYAKKYSEAALKDIQELPDGITKKLLLQLTDYLLERKT; via the coding sequence TTGAAGCCGTCTCTTCAAAAAGTTTTGAACTGCATTGAACGTCAGCTTTGTTTTGCGGATCCCAATGTAAACGAAAGTTTAATCGAGTTTCTTCATGCGGGAGGCAAACTTATTCGCCCTGTTTTTTTTCTTTTATTTGCGCATCTTGGTGAGGAAACTTTTGATTCTGATCCCGCTATCATAGAAACGGCAGCCGCACTTGAGCTGCTGCATATGGCAACTCTGGTGCATGATGACATTATTGATAACTCGCCGTTGCGCCGAGGCATTGCCTCAATTCAAAACATACACGGAAAAAGTATCGCAGTGTATGCGGGCGATTATTTGCTGACAGTTTTTTTTACGCTTATTGCAAAAAATATTTCCGACAAAGAACTTTTAGTACAAAGCGCCGCCTCAATGCAGCGATTACTTGAGGGAGAGCTGCATCAGTATCGGATGAAATTCAATCCAGAAATTACCGTTTCGGATTATTTTCAAATTATCGAAGGTAAAACAGCTGAACTTTTCTATTTAAGCTGCTATCTCGGAATCTCCTTTGCAAAAAACAAAACCTATCAGGAACAGGCAAAACGAATTGGCAAAAACATCGGCTGCGCATTTCAAATTATCGATGACATTCTTGACTACGATAACCTGCCGCAAAAAAAGAACATACACGTGCGGGAAGACTTGGCGCAAGGCGTTTACTCCCTTCCGCTTATTTTAGCAATGGAGGAAAATCCCGACTACTTCAAAAACAATCCGCATCCCGATAAAAAATCACAAGAATATCTTGCGTACATTGCGGATGGCGTTGAAAAATTACAAGGCGTACAAAAAGCGCAAGCCTATGCAAAAAAATACAGCGAAGCCGCCCTCAAAGACATTCAGGAACTTCCCGACGGAATTACAAAAAAACTATTACTGCAATTAACTGACTACTTATTAGAACGAAAAACATGA
- a CDS encoding DUF4491 family protein produces MNLDGVIIGIATFFIIGIFHPLVIKGEYYFSKKIWPIFLIFGLAMLALSIFIQNSIIAAILGVTGISSLWGIKEIFEQETRVNKGWFPKNPKRKDYKDKE; encoded by the coding sequence ATGAATCTTGACGGTGTTATAATAGGAATAGCGACGTTTTTTATCATCGGTATTTTTCATCCGCTTGTTATAAAAGGAGAATATTATTTTTCTAAAAAAATATGGCCGATCTTTCTTATCTTCGGCCTTGCAATGCTGGCACTCAGTATTTTTATTCAGAACAGTATAATCGCCGCAATACTCGGCGTTACCGGCATAAGCAGTTTATGGGGAATCAAAGAAATCTTCGAGCAGGAAACTCGAGTAAACAAAGGCTGGTTTCCTAAAAATCCAAAACGAAAAGATTATAAAGATAAAGAATGA
- a CDS encoding adenine phosphoribosyltransferase, giving the protein MNLDPVLDKAIRKVPDFPKKGILYYDITGILTNPKVFHYCLDKMAALYKGEKIDAVAAIESRGFIFAAPFADRLGIPLILIRKKGKLPGETYSCSYSLEYGEATVEVHKSDVIQGQRILLMDDLIATGGTLHASRSMLQEGGATVIGFFGVIALPFLHYEKLIGDLPIKTLIQYESE; this is encoded by the coding sequence ATGAACTTGGATCCTGTATTAGATAAGGCAATCCGCAAGGTGCCTGATTTCCCGAAAAAGGGAATTTTGTACTATGATATTACCGGTATTTTAACGAACCCGAAGGTATTCCATTATTGTCTTGATAAAATGGCCGCACTCTACAAGGGTGAAAAAATTGATGCGGTTGCGGCTATTGAATCGCGCGGGTTTATTTTTGCGGCACCTTTTGCCGATCGGCTGGGTATTCCGCTTATCCTCATTCGGAAGAAGGGGAAGCTTCCCGGAGAAACCTATTCCTGTTCTTATTCGTTGGAGTACGGAGAGGCAACGGTTGAGGTGCATAAAAGCGATGTTATTCAGGGGCAGAGGATTCTTTTGATGGATGACTTAATTGCTACCGGAGGAACGCTGCATGCGTCCCGCTCCATGCTGCAAGAAGGCGGCGCAACCGTTATAGGTTTTTTCGGCGTGATTGCCTTGCCTTTTTTGCATTACGAAAAGCTTATCGGTGATTTACCGATTAAGACATTGATTCAATACGAGTCCGAATAA